The Solanum lycopersicum chromosome 6, SLM_r2.1 genome has a window encoding:
- the LOC101254906 gene encoding uncharacterized protein, which yields MELLKMNHPTTHSLIQFNKPNSVSDLKLNTCLSVSKQNKRRAFPHRVSSSLSLSNSCGGVVKEDQKTEGVLSGKIGEWMNESVVDIVKNLKQAPLLVEIYSEDGKGGVRIKTERAVEEDWPIKKSEWEKRSPDGLIFVGELGGEDEKLVEEEGEGITKAWGVVVQGKGMECSPACYLLKTSRVGAGIGMGLFCTHFCLAKVQNFRDTALMQFQNSWLLQ from the coding sequence ATGGAATTGTTAAAGATGAATCACCCTACAACTCATTCATTGATTCAATTTAACAAACCCAATTCCGTTTCTGATTTGAAATTGAACACTTGTCTCTCCGTTTCTAAGCAGAATAAGAGAAGGGCGTTTCCTCATCGTGTTTCGTCTTCTCTGTCTTTATCAAATTCATGCGGCGGAGTTGTGAAAGAGGATCAGAAAACGGAAGGTGTATTATCGGGGAAGATTGGTGAATGGATGAATGAATCGGTGGTGGATATTGTGAAGAACTTGAAACAAGCGCCGTTGTTGGTTGAGATTTACAGCGAGGATGGAAAAGGGGGAGTGAGAATCAAGACGGAGAGAGCGGTGGAGGAAGACTGGCCGATTAAGAAAAGTGAATGGGAGAAGAGATCACCAGATGGGCTTATCTTCGTTGGAGAACTTGGAGGTGAGGATGAGAAACTTGTAGAGGAAGAAGGAGAAGGGATAACAAAGGCATGGGGAGTAGTTGTACAAGGGAAAGGAATGGAATGTTCACCAGCTTGTTATTTGTTGAAAACCAGTAGAGTTGGTGCTGGAATTGGGATGGGATTGTTTTGCACCCATTTTTGTTTAGCTAAAGTACAGAATTTTAGGGACACT
- the LOC101255204 gene encoding RING-H2 finger protein ATL74 isoform X1 has protein sequence MEVYHRPYRLLVDPHPVVPPISKPLPHHGYSNEANFDTNMVIILAALLCALICALGLNSIVRCALRCSRRFAFESETARLAATGLKKSTLRQLPLSVYGSGVNIPATDCPICLGEFVDGEKVRVLPKCHHGFHVKCIDIWLALHSSCPTCRQSLLEQNTTAAAAAGDVETGLSQPTLPPPAPAIATTRAVAAEELRCQMSMVRWRSCYYGQLVM, from the exons ATGGAGGTTTATCATCGTCCTTATAGGCTACTTGTTGATCCACATCCTGTAGTTCCACCAATAAGCAAACCGTTACCTCACCATGGTTACTCAAACGAAGCGAATTTCGATACAAACATGGTGATTATACTAGCTGCTCTGCTTTGTGCATTAATATGTGCTCTTGGATTGAATTCGATTGTGAGATGTGCGTTACGTTGCAGTAGGAGATTTGCTTTCGAGTCAGAAACTGCGCGATTAGCTGCAACAGGGCTGAAAAAGAGCACACTCAGGCAACTTCCTCTCTCTGTTTATGGATCAGGAGTTAATATTCCGGCAACTGATTGTCCCATTTGCCTCGGAGAATTCGTTGATGGTGAAAAAGTGAGAGTTTTGCCTAAATGTCACCATGGATTTCATGTCAAGTGTATAGATATTTGGTTGGCTTTACATTCTTCATGTCCAACATGCCGACAATCGTTGCTGGAACAGAACACAAcggcagcagcagcagcagggGATGTGGAAACTGGATTGAGCCAACCAACTCTTCCTCCTCCTGCTCCTGCTATTGCTACTACTCGTGCTGTTGCTGCTGAGGAG TTGCGTTGTCAGATGTCAATGGTAAGATGGAGGTCTTGTTACTATGGCCAGCTAGTCATGTAG
- the LOC101255204 gene encoding RING-H2 finger protein ATL74 isoform X2, with protein sequence MEVYHRPYRLLVDPHPVVPPISKPLPHHGYSNEANFDTNMVIILAALLCALICALGLNSIVRCALRCSRRFAFESETARLAATGLKKSTLRQLPLSVYGSGVNIPATDCPICLGEFVDGEKVRVLPKCHHGFHVKCIDIWLALHSSCPTCRQSLLEQNTTAAAAAGDVETGLSQPTLPPPAPAIATTRAVAAEEMSMVRWRSCYYGQLVM encoded by the exons ATGGAGGTTTATCATCGTCCTTATAGGCTACTTGTTGATCCACATCCTGTAGTTCCACCAATAAGCAAACCGTTACCTCACCATGGTTACTCAAACGAAGCGAATTTCGATACAAACATGGTGATTATACTAGCTGCTCTGCTTTGTGCATTAATATGTGCTCTTGGATTGAATTCGATTGTGAGATGTGCGTTACGTTGCAGTAGGAGATTTGCTTTCGAGTCAGAAACTGCGCGATTAGCTGCAACAGGGCTGAAAAAGAGCACACTCAGGCAACTTCCTCTCTCTGTTTATGGATCAGGAGTTAATATTCCGGCAACTGATTGTCCCATTTGCCTCGGAGAATTCGTTGATGGTGAAAAAGTGAGAGTTTTGCCTAAATGTCACCATGGATTTCATGTCAAGTGTATAGATATTTGGTTGGCTTTACATTCTTCATGTCCAACATGCCGACAATCGTTGCTGGAACAGAACACAAcggcagcagcagcagcagggGATGTGGAAACTGGATTGAGCCAACCAACTCTTCCTCCTCCTGCTCCTGCTATTGCTACTACTCGTGCTGTTGCTGCTGAGGAG ATGTCAATGGTAAGATGGAGGTCTTGTTACTATGGCCAGCTAGTCATGTAG
- the LOC101255204 gene encoding RING-H2 finger protein ATL72 isoform X4 produces the protein MVTQTKRISIQTCRRFAFESETARLAATGLKKSTLRQLPLSVYGSGVNIPATDCPICLGEFVDGEKVRVLPKCHHGFHVKCIDIWLALHSSCPTCRQSLLEQNTTAAAAAGDVETGLSQPTLPPPAPAIATTRAVAAEEMSMVRWRSCYYGQLVM, from the exons ATGGTTACTCAAACGAAGCGAATTTCGATACAAACATG TAGGAGATTTGCTTTCGAGTCAGAAACTGCGCGATTAGCTGCAACAGGGCTGAAAAAGAGCACACTCAGGCAACTTCCTCTCTCTGTTTATGGATCAGGAGTTAATATTCCGGCAACTGATTGTCCCATTTGCCTCGGAGAATTCGTTGATGGTGAAAAAGTGAGAGTTTTGCCTAAATGTCACCATGGATTTCATGTCAAGTGTATAGATATTTGGTTGGCTTTACATTCTTCATGTCCAACATGCCGACAATCGTTGCTGGAACAGAACACAAcggcagcagcagcagcagggGATGTGGAAACTGGATTGAGCCAACCAACTCTTCCTCCTCCTGCTCCTGCTATTGCTACTACTCGTGCTGTTGCTGCTGAGGAG ATGTCAATGGTAAGATGGAGGTCTTGTTACTATGGCCAGCTAGTCATGTAG
- the LOC101255204 gene encoding RING-H2 finger protein ATL72 isoform X3, with product MVTQTKRISIQTCRRFAFESETARLAATGLKKSTLRQLPLSVYGSGVNIPATDCPICLGEFVDGEKVRVLPKCHHGFHVKCIDIWLALHSSCPTCRQSLLEQNTTAAAAAGDVETGLSQPTLPPPAPAIATTRAVAAEELRCQMSMVRWRSCYYGQLVM from the exons ATGGTTACTCAAACGAAGCGAATTTCGATACAAACATG TAGGAGATTTGCTTTCGAGTCAGAAACTGCGCGATTAGCTGCAACAGGGCTGAAAAAGAGCACACTCAGGCAACTTCCTCTCTCTGTTTATGGATCAGGAGTTAATATTCCGGCAACTGATTGTCCCATTTGCCTCGGAGAATTCGTTGATGGTGAAAAAGTGAGAGTTTTGCCTAAATGTCACCATGGATTTCATGTCAAGTGTATAGATATTTGGTTGGCTTTACATTCTTCATGTCCAACATGCCGACAATCGTTGCTGGAACAGAACACAAcggcagcagcagcagcagggGATGTGGAAACTGGATTGAGCCAACCAACTCTTCCTCCTCCTGCTCCTGCTATTGCTACTACTCGTGCTGTTGCTGCTGAGGAG TTGCGTTGTCAGATGTCAATGGTAAGATGGAGGTCTTGTTACTATGGCCAGCTAGTCATGTAG